From Panthera uncia isolate 11264 chromosome D3 unlocalized genomic scaffold, Puncia_PCG_1.0 HiC_scaffold_8, whole genome shotgun sequence:
TTTCTGTCcgtgtttatgtttatttacatgAACAGACTACAATTAGTAGTGTATGTTATaagtaaacatgtatttatttatgtttatatttttcatttgtgtttgtatatatgctggtatttatacacattttatatttctgctaTGCAAGCTTAGTTGGGGTAAGACCTGGTAGGGCTCACAGGCCAATCCCAGGCTGCCAGCCCTCTATCCCCTGCCAGCCCTGCAGGTCTGTTCACGAGCCCAGTGGGAGGGTTGTGTGGGTGGAGTGGCCATGGCTCCACCGGGGTACCAATCCATCCTGGCCCATTCCCAGCCCCAcaggagacaggatccgaagcaaaGTTGAGCTGACCCGATACCTGGGCCCTGCGTGTGACCTCACCCTCTTCGACTTCAAACAAGGCATTCTGTGCTATCCAGCCCCCAAGGTACTACACAGTGTGGGGTACCCAGGCAggggtgactgagccacctaacaCCCACCCACAGATCTCTTCCTGCTTTCCCTCTCATTTGCAGGCCCAGCCCTTAGCTGTCCCTAGCAGGAAGCGGAAGAAGCCTTCACGGCCAGCCAAGACTCGAAAACGTCAGGTTGGACCTCAAAAGGGTGAGGTCAGGAAGGAGGCCCCAGGAGATGAGACCAAGGCTAATGCTGACACAGCCCCAGCTTCACTCCCTGCACCTGGGTGAGTGTTGGCCTAAAGTGAGCCAAGAGGGTGAGGGTTGTGGTTGGAGACGTACTCAGCCTCCCACACCCATGTTTCCTATCCCAGGTGCTGTGAGAACTGTGGAATCAGCTTCTCAGGAGATGGTACCCGAAGGCAGCGGCTCAAGACATTATGCAAGGACTGCCGAGGTGAGTGGCCCCAGAGCCCTGGGAGGTAGAGGTGGAGCAGATCTGATGTCAAGCTGGGACACCACTGTCAGCTTTCAGGTTGAATGGTGGATGAGGTTAGCTATCTGATGCTCCTTGTCCACTTCTCTTCTTCCGCCTCCCTTTCCTCAGCGCAGAGAATTGCTTTCAACCGGGAACAGAGGATGTTTAAGGTAAGCACGACCTGCCTCCTCCTCACAAGTGTGCGGTGGGAGCAGGATGTGATGGGGGCTGGTAAGAAGGTCTGAAGGAATGATGATGGATCCATAGGGTGTCAGAATCATTTTGTAGGGAGCTAGCTATGGTCAGTGGACAGTAATGTGTTAATGGGGTGTCAGCAGACACAGCGATGAGGTTAACCGGGCACTTGGAGACTTTGGGGATGGCCTCTGGTGACAGCTTGTTAGTAGTTGTCAGATACAGTGATGAGGCATATGGTGGACTACTAGACATGGCAGTGGGGGCTCAAAACATACACGTAAGGGGCAGCATACCTGGAGCTACTCTGTCTGGGCCTGTGACCTCGCCCCACCCATTCCTGGCAGCGTGTGGGCTGCGGGGAGTGTGAGGCCTGCCGGGTAACCGAGGACTGCGGGGCCTGCTCCACCTGCCTTCTGCAGCTGCCCCATGATGTGGCCTCGGGGCTGTTCTGCAAGTGTGAGCGGAGACGGTGCCTCCGGATTGTGGAAAGGGTGAGTTGGGCAGGTAGGGTGGGCCCAAGGCTCACCCTGTCCTCTGGCTCTCAGAGCCCTGGCCCCATACATCATACCTCTGGCCTCCCTGACAGAGCCGAGGGTGTGGAGTGTGCCGGGGCTGTCAGACCCGAGAGGACTGTGGCCGTTGCCGAGTCTGCCTTCGCCCTCCCCGCCCTGGTCTCAGGCGCCAGTGGAGGTGTGTCCAACGGCGCTGCCTACGGGTGAGTAGAGGGGCCAGTGCTgttggggccagggctggggcagagctcATTCTGCTATTAAAgttgctactgctgctgctgcttcctcccAGCCTTGCCCACCTcatgtcttcttttctcccccacctcATGCTCACCTCCCTGGCCTCACCTACCTGCCCCTGTCTGCCAGCACCTTGCCCACCGTCTCCGTCGCCACCATCAGCGATGTCAACGACGCCCTCCCCTAGCTGTGGCTCCCCCTGCTGTGAGTGCTGCACCCCACCTTCTGTCTGCCTGTCCCACGCATGCTTTCTGTACtccttttgggggtgggggtgggggtaggggtccTGTGTCTGCCTGGTTCCACCAAGCCTAAACTTCTGTTCTGGCTTTCTCCCAGGGTAAACGTAGCCGCCGTAGAGGAGGCTGCGACTCCAAGATGGCTGCCCGGCGGCGCCCCCCCCGAACCCAGCCATTGCCTCCAGTTCCCCTGTCACAGCCTCCAGAGTCCCCAGAGCTGGTGAGGCCCTGGTGGGCATGGGGAAGGCACAACTATAACCTTACCCAGTACCTGCCCTGACCCCACCCATTTGCCTCTGCAGCACCCCAGAGCCCTGGTCCCCTCGCCACCTGCCGAGTTCATCTATTACTGTGTAGACGAGGACGAGCTAGTGAGTGGCCCCACCCTACCTGGACAAGCCTAGACCCTCCCAGGGCACTTGGTTAATCCCAAAGAAGCAACTGCTGCAATGGGCCTAATAGGGGAACAGCAAGACACAGTAATGGGTACTAGTATGGGATAAGCAGACAATGGGGGAGGGACTAACGTGGGATCGACAGGTGCAGTGATAGTACCTAATGTCAGATGAATCAACACTCTGGTGGGGCTAATAGGAAGAGCCAGCATAGGGAATGGAGTTCACATAGGTTGAGCAGATACAGCAGGCACAGCATCGGCAGCTATAGAGGGTCAGCAAAATGCCACTGGAGGTGGGGGTCAAAGACGTTGTCTTGGTAACCACTGGTCTAGCAGATGAAGTGATGGATACTGCGTTGGAACAGCCACAGTCCTAATGCTCTTGGGCACTGTCCGGTGCAGTGATAGTGCCTGGTGTTGGAACTACCAGATGCTGAGGTGTGACTGAGACCAGTGCACAGCCAGTTCCCTCTGATGGAGCTAGTGAAGGGGCAACAAGAACAGCACTCGAATGGTGCCAGTaacagcacccccccccttttGCCTGTCCCCCAGCAGCCTTACACCAATCGCCGGCAGAACCGCAAGTGTGGGGCCTGTGCAGCCTGCCTACGGCGGATGGACTGTGGTCGCTGCGACTTCTGCTGTGACAAGCCTAAATTTGGGGGCAGCAACCAAAAGCGCCAGAAGTGTCGTTGGCGCCAATGCCTGCAGTTTGCTATGGTGGGTGATGCAGAAGAGTGAGGTGGGTGGGCTACGTTGACCTAGGgccaccccccccttccccgccgTGCCTGGGAATGGTGGGCAGGCCTGGTGGGTAGGGCAGGCCAGATTCTGCATCTTCAGAGGAGTAGATGGAGCGGTGGGTTCAGCCAAAGATTAGCAAACATTGTGCTGGGATGAACGAATCTGAGTGGCAGTGGCATTAACAGGAGACTAGCAAGCTCAGTGATGAGGGCTTCATGTGAAAGCATGTTCTGTGCCGTGACTAATGGGGATTAGCAGGCATGTTGATCAGGGCAGGGTGGTCAATCATTGCATCAGGTGGCCATAACATCCTGTCTTTCTTCAGAAGCGGCTGCTGCCTAGTGTCTGGGCAGGATCTGAGGATGGGGCAGGGCCGCCCCCACCTTACTCTCGTCGAAAGAGGCCTGGCTCTACTCGAAGGCCCCGTCTGGGTCAGATACTGAAGACCTCCTTGACCACACCCACAACCCGACCAGGCCATGCCCAGACTCCAATGAAACAAGAAACAGGCAGTGGCTTTGTGCTGCCTCCACCTGGCACTGATCTTGTGTTCTTACGGGAAGGTGCAAGCAGTCCCGTGCAGGTGCCTGGCCCTGCTGCAGCTTCCACAGAAGCCCTGTTGCAGGTGAGGATCCCATCTTAGCTTGCCCTTCCCAGAACTACCCAGCCTTGTGCCAGGAAGCTGGGACCAAGACTGCTGCAATCCTCCTTCACACAGGAGGCCCAGTGCCCTGGCCTGAGTTGGGTTGTGGCCTTACCCCAGGTGAAGCAAGAGAAGGTGGATGCCCAGGAAGACTGGACACCGGGCACAGCCATCCTGACTTCTCCTGTATTGCTGCCTGGCTGCCCCAGCAAGGTGGGGGTCAGTGATGGGTGGTCTGTGAGCAGAGTGATGGTGAGCCATGATGGTGGTTCTTTGAGCAGAGCAACAGATATGCGGATTGCAGCCTCACCACAAAATTACCCCACCTGTCTGACAGATGCCCCACCTTCCCCAGGCAACTAACTTTGCCTGCTTTGCTGCCCAGCTAACAAAAATGGAACTCTGAGGAATGGGAAAGGTTTGTAGGCAGAGAGATGGATTTTCCAGGCAGAAGTGTGACAGAAGTGGGATTTGTCAGTATACTGACAGGTTGGCTGATAAGGAGACTCTTTTCTTAGGCCAACCCTGTCCTTCTGACTGCTGCCTGTTTCCCACCTCTCCCAGGCAGTGGACCCAGACTTGCCACCTGTGAAGCAAGAGCCACTGGACCCtgaggaggacaaggaggaagAGAGCAAGGATGACTCCGCCTCCGACTCGGccccagaggaggaggcaggaggggctggcACACCCGTGGTCAGTGCTGGGGGACATTTCACCCTGCCCTGAACCTGCTTTAGCCCCATTGGCCATGATGACCCATGATGTTAATTCTTCCCCAGATCACGGAGATTTTCAGCCTGGGTGGAACCCGCCTCCGGGACACAGCAGTCTGGTTGCCAAGGTGTGCCCCGCACAGTGAGGGGTGGTATGGGGTCGGTGCTGGTCAGATATGGGCCCTGAGTGTTAAAAATAGAGCCAGCAATTTGGCATGAGGCAGTGGGAGGTAGAGGCTTCTGTCACTGTGCTGATCCCGGTCAGTGAGGGGTTATGTGCAGGACCCTAGAGATTTCTCCTGAGGTTCAGATTAGGGCTTTCCTTGGGTgtatggggtgggggctggggagtagAGAGACAGGGGTTAGTGGAGGTTAAGGATTTGATGCCCTGTGAtgagatttgaaagaaaaagataaaagccTGGTCCATATCTTTCTAAGAAAATCCAGAAGGAGTCAGATTTAATATATAAGTTTTTATCCAGTGAATCATCATTTGGGGTTTTGTGGGTGTCTGGAGTCTCCAAGAGATGACAGGTGGGCTGGATAGTGGTGGGTGGGCAGATCTGGGCCCTGAGATGTGCAACTGTGCAATCTTAGGCTAGTCCACCTCCTGGAGCGTCCCCTGTGGAGAGAGTTGGGCTGTGTTTCTTGAACCTTTCCTGAGCCTGTTGAGGTTATTAAGAGTTTCAGCTGCTTCACAGAACTGTCCCTGCAGGCCTGGCAATAGGATGAAAGATAGTTGTCCCTAAGGACAGGGCTGGTGGGAGGAGGACAGGGGAATACTACCTCCTGCAGAATGTTCGCAGGCTGTGCGCGTGGTCCCAGATACAGGCGACATAAACTGTTGGCCTAGGCACCTGGATTCCTTTGTCCCTACAAGCTAGTTTCTGCCGGCCGGAAACTCCTGCATCTGCCTTGGGCAGTTTGCAGGTACAGACTGAGTACCTGCTGGGTATACTGCAGTGTGAGAGAGAACATGATGAATGCAATGACCCTGGAAGGCTTATCCTTCAGGAGACATGGATTCCTGTCTTCAGGGAGCTATCATCTAAGGAAATAGTTTCCTTGTGTGTGAAATCATTATATGTTAGTGGAGAAGGTAATGTTTAGTTGGTGGTATTGGAATATTTTAGCAGAGAGATAAGGGATAAGGGATAATTATGGGGAAATGGATTCCAGGCACAGAATACTAGGAAATGGTTTTGTGATGCTCCATTTTACAATGAGCGAACCTCATTCAACATATAGTCCTGCTCCCTCTTCTCTAGGTCCAAGGACCTTAAAAAACCTGGAGCTAGAAAGCAGTAGACTGGAGGCTTCTGCAGACTGTAGGATTCAAGGTGATAATTTACAGACTGGCTTTATGAGAGACAACACTGATCTACTCAGAGCTGGACCATAGGCTGAGGGGCTTATGTAGGATTCAATAGGAACTGGAAAAACCCACCACCAAACCTGAGAAACAGGCCTGTTCAGTACTTTGAGATTATAGAGGAAGtaagcaggaaaggaagagaaagaatagaaagttGTATCTGCTCCAACTGGTGCGAATCTCAGGAGCTTGACTGATGAGAAGTGTGGATATTATGGGTGGGGGatctggggtggagaggggatgTAAAAGCCACCACAAAACAGCCTACACAAGCCATCTTCATAATTTTTCAATGGCTTCTGGATGAGACCTGGTAGTGTTTCTGAACATTTCCATTTCCACAGAGAGACagcatttgaaaatgtaatgtgaataaatgaggaaaggaaCTGCTATTTGGTTAGTTCCTCCTACTGATCTATGTAATTCTCAAGTCTTTTTAGGAAGACAatgatttttgcccatttttacatACGGGAAAACAGACTCAAAGAAATTACATAACTTGTCCAGTGTCAAACAGCTAGTATCAATAAGCATAGAATCAAATCCAGGTTGTAAAAAccttgttgtttaagccaccaaacGGTAAGCCGTAATACTATATTCGATAATGTGTAATGTTACAGTAACAGAAGTTGCCAGTGACCTTGAAAACAAGGTGGACTACTCTAAACAGAACAAATCCTTTACACTGCTGCCTCTAGCGTGGTTTAGGGAGTGCCAAGGTTGTATGGATGGGGTCACCTTGTCACAACACCCTTGCATCCAAGAGACTGGGTTCTTCCCAGGCCTTGGGTGTCGTAAATATTTCTCAAACACTAAAGGACATCCTTCCCCAGTGGACACTTCGTTTTGCTTGTTACCCTCATTCTCCTCTGCCAAAGCAGTCTTCAGAAGTAAAGCTGCCAGCCTGGCTCATCTTTGCTGACAACTTACCTCCCTTGCCTATTGATGACTTTTGTGCTTGGTTTCTGCTCTTGGCCCCTCTCTATTAGGAGTATGAATTCCTGCTTCCAAGTCCTGCATAAAGGCCAGTCTTGACTCATCCCTGTCTCACTTCCCAGTTCTTCATAAAGTGCCGGAAAGTTCAGGCCTGCAGTTTGTTATGTAGCCAGCTTCACAGGGCTGTGACTGAGTGcatgcctccttaaattttgtagCTGTCTGTCTTCCCCTGCCTTTTTCTAGTCCCAGCCCTGCAGCTTTAGGTATTTTACATGTAGATTAGATATTTCCCTATCCTTAACCCTTTCTGCTACcctcctctgttccttcctttgcCTTACCTACTTAAGCCAGAGTCAAGACTGGATAATTTACTGATACTGTTTTGCCCTCCCCAGGACCCAGCCACCCAACCCTAGTATTCTGTAAGGTcctaaatgaaatttatttgatGGGCATTCAGACTCTTCTAAGAGTCTGGCTACAGTGTGTATCACAGTACCATTGGAAAAGCAGCACCactaattatatatacatatgcatatgtaggtatatatgtgtatatgtgtatattttaagggACTTCTAGGGATTTGACCTTATGTAGTAGTGGGAGCTGGTTAAACAGTCTCTGTAAGGCTGTTGTCTTTACATCTAATGCTGGAGCTTGAAGTCTGCAGGGCAGGCAATCGGGAAGGGAAGATGGATGTAAAGTGTGGGAGACGGAGGACGCTTTGGCGCGCAGGAGCACGAGCACGAGCACGAGCACGAGCTGGAACCGGCGAAGATGGCCTAGAACCCATGTCAGTCTCTCACCACCTCCAACTTCGATAATGTGGGTGTCCTACAGAAGAAGCTGGTGCCCTTCATCACAGACTTAAATACTCATCTGACCCAGGAATTAGAGACGCTGAAGGAAGATCCCAGGGAAAGTGGAGCAGCTGCAGGCCTGGCTGCAGGCCTGACTGCTGCCCCACACCAACGAGGTGAGCCAGCAGATAAGTGACAACATGTGTGAACTGCAACAGTGCCTGGTGCCCCGCACCAACCTTCCGAGTGTAAAAACAGTATGCTGCTGCTTGACTTCTGCCCTCCAGTTACCAGGCAAAATGTCTCTTGTGGCCCATCCTAACCGGAAGCATACGGGGAAGGGAGTTCTGGGAAACGTAGCCTAGTCAAGGTGACACATTACAAAGCCACCCTGCCATGAATCAGCTCCCAAGGGTCTCACTGCTCACCTGAGGATAACTTGATAAAGCTACGTTGCTGAAAATGCAAAGCTGAAGACCATGGATTTCATGGTGACCCCAGCAAGTACAGAAATTCTGTCAAGCCCACCCAGAAAAAAACTTGCTGGTCTCGGCTATTTTTGTATCATTCATTCAAGTATTGAGAACCTGGCCCATGGTAGGCACTGTACTTGATACTGGGATACAGGAATGAAAAAGATATAGTCCATgcaattttattaaatacatcaATATGTATTACAAATGGTGAATGGATATCCAACTTTATCGTGGAATTTAATGGTGAAAATCTAGAATTCAGGAAAACTGTCGGGAGGACAGCCCTTGCGTGAACCTTGTTGGGGCACAATAGGAAttggaaataatataaatagttTCTATCTCTGAgctgttctattttaaaattattttaaaatgatttttattgtcCTGTTTACTGTTTTCATACATTTAGTGTTTATTTGGGGAGTGTCTTGATGGTGGTAACTGTTAACTCTGAGAAAGCGGGATGGTGGGTGGCAAGATCTAGGTCAGGTTCTGTCCTAGGACCAATCGCTTTCTAGGCCTTGGGGCAGCTTGGCTGAAAGCTGAGGCTCCCCTAGCTGGGCTCTAGtcctggccccgcccccccgccctccGAAGAGGCCCGCCAGGGGGCGCCGGGGCCGCGGTCATCCCACCAGGGCTCGGGAGAcgagctgccccccacccctggccttgGCGGCCCTGGGGCGTGGCCTTTGCCCGGCACAGAAGCCAATCCTTGGCGGGACCCGGAGAAAAGCCGACTCTCCTTCTTCACGTAGTGGTAAAACAGGCAAAACCGAACTGGAGTTAAGTTACGGGGAGCGCCCAGGGTG
This genomic window contains:
- the MBD1 gene encoding methyl-CpG-binding domain protein 1 isoform X6; translation: MFGEPESTGATAQASCRERSPRGGQRVSGSGSNERPRQRQLSLQRKRLRRRKKSRARRESQAGPSPWVRGPRAAEATGPVPSWPLLLPVAPMAEDWLDCPALGPGWKRREVFRKSGATCGRSDTYYQSPTGDRIRSKVELTRYLGPACDLTLFDFKQGILCYPAPKISSCFPSHLQAQPLAVPSRKRKKPSRPAKTRKRQVGPQKGEVRKEAPGDETKANADTAPASLPAPGCCENCGISFSGDGTRRQRLKTLCKDCRAQRIAFNREQRMFKRVGCGECEACRVTEDCGACSTCLLQLPHDVASGLFCKCERRRCLRIVERSRGCGVCRGCQTREDCGRCRVCLRPPRPGLRRQWRCVQRRCLRHLAHRLRRHHQRCQRRPPLAVAPPAGKRSRRRGGCDSKMAARRRPPRTQPLPPVPLSQPPESPELHPRALVPSPPAEFIYYCVDEDELQPYTNRRQNRKCGACAACLRRMDCGRCDFCCDKPKFGGSNQKRQKCRWRQCLQFAMKRLLPSVWAGSEDGAGPPPPYSRRKRPGSTRRPRLGQILKTSLTTPTTRPGHAQTPMKQETGSGFVLPPPGTDLVFLREGASSPVQVPGPAAASTEALLQEAQCPGLSWVVALPQVKQEKVDAQEDWTPGTAILTSPVLLPGCPSKAVDPDLPPVKQEPLDPEEDKEEESKDDSASDSAPEEEAGGAGTPVITEIFSLGGTRLRDTAVWLPRAGNREGKMDVKCGRRRTLWRAGARARARARAGTGEDGLEPMSVSHHLQLR
- the MBD1 gene encoding methyl-CpG-binding domain protein 1 isoform X27, with the protein product MFGEPESTGATAQASCRERSPRGGQRVSGSGSNERPRQRQLSLQRKRLRRRKKSRARRESQAGPSPWVRGPRAAEATGPVPSWPLLLPVAPMAEDWLDCPALGPGWKRREVFRKSGATCGRSDTYYQSPTGDRIRSKVELTRYLGPACDLTLFDFKQGILCYPAPKAQPLAVPSRKRKKPSRPAKTRKRQVGPQKGEVRKEAPGDETKANADTAPASLPAPGCCENCGISFSGDGTRRQRLKTLCKDCRAQRIAFNREQRMFKRVGCGECEACRVTEDCGACSTCLLQLPHDVASGLFCKCERRRCLRIVERSRGCGVCRGCQTREDCGRCRVCLRPPRPGLRRQWRCVQRRCLRHLAHRLRRHHQRCQRRPPLAVAPPAGKRSRRRGGCDSKMAARRRPPRTQPLPPVPLSQPPESPELHPRALVPSPPAEFIYYCVDEDELQPYTNRRQNRKCGACAACLRRMDCGRCDFCCDKPKFGGSNQKRQKCRWRQCLQFAMKRLLPSVWAGSEDGAGPPPPYSRRKRPGSTRRPRLGQILKTSLTTPTTRPGHAQTPMKQETGSGFVLPPPGTDLVFLREGASSPVQVPGPAAASTEALLQEAQCPGLSWVVALPQVKQEKVDAQEDWTPGTAILTSPVLLPGCPSKAVDPDLPPVKQEPLDPEEDKEEESKDDSASDSAPEEEAGGAGTPVITEIFSLGGTRLRDTAVWLPRSKDLKKPGARKQ
- the MBD1 gene encoding methyl-CpG-binding domain protein 1 isoform X24 yields the protein MFGEPESTGATAQASCRERSPRGGQRVSGSGSNERPRQRQLSLQRKRLRRRKKSRARRESQAGPSPWVRGPRAAEATGPVPSWPLLLPVAPMAEDWLDCPALGPGWKRREVFRKSGATCGRSDTYYQSPTGDRIRSKVELTRYLGPACDLTLFDFKQGILCYPAPKAQPLAVPSRKRKKPSRPAKTRKRQVGPQKGEVRKEAPGDETKANADTAPASLPAPGCCENCGISFSGDGTRRQRLKTLCKDCRAQRIAFNREQRMFKRVGCGECEACRVTEDCGACSTCLLQLPHDVASGLFCKCERRRCLRIVERSRGCGVCRGCQTREDCGRCRVCLRPPRPGLRRQWRCVQRRCLRHLAHRLRRHHQRCQRRPPLAVAPPAGKRSRRRGGCDSKMAARRRPPRTQPLPPVPLSQPPESPELHPRALVPSPPAEFIYYCVDEDELQPYTNRRQNRKCGACAACLRRMDCGRCDFCCDKPKFGGSNQKRQKCRWRQCLQFAMKRLLPSVWAGSEDGAGPPPPYSRRKRPGSTRRPRLGQILKTSLTTPTTRPGHAQTPMKQETGSGFVLPPPGTDLVFLREGASSPVQVPGPAAASTEALLQAVDPDLPPVKQEPLDPEEDKEEESKDDSASDSAPEEEAGGAGTPVITEIFSLGGTRLRDTAVWLPSLQGRQSGREDGCKVWETEDALARRSTSTSTSTSWNRRRWPRTHVSLSPPPTSIMWVSYRRSWCPSSQT
- the MBD1 gene encoding methyl-CpG-binding domain protein 1 isoform X13, giving the protein MFGEPESTGATAQASCRERSPRGGQRVSGSGSNERPRQRQLSLQRKRLRRRKKSRARRESQAGPSPWVRGPRAAEATGPVPSWPLLLPVAPMAEDWLDCPALGPGWKRREVFRKSGATCGRSDTYYQSPTGDRIRSKVELTRYLGPACDLTLFDFKQGILCYPAPKAQPLAVPSRKRKKPSRPAKTRKRQVGPQKGEVRKEAPGDETKANADTAPASLPAPGCCENCGISFSGDGTRRQRLKTLCKDCRAQRIAFNREQRMFKRVGCGECEACRVTEDCGACSTCLLQLPHDVASGLFCKCERRRCLRIVERSRGCGVCRGCQTREDCGRCRVCLRPPRPGLRRQWRCVQRRCLRHLAHRLRRHHQRCQRRPPLAVAPPAGKRSRRRGGCDSKMAARRRPPRTQPLPPVPLSQPPESPELQPYTNRRQNRKCGACAACLRRMDCGRCDFCCDKPKFGGSNQKRQKCRWRQCLQFAMKRLLPSVWAGSEDGAGPPPPYSRRKRPGSTRRPRLGQILKTSLTTPTTRPGHAQTPMKQETGSGFVLPPPGTDLVFLREGASSPVQVPGPAAASTEALLQEAQCPGLSWVVALPQVKQEKVDAQEDWTPGTAILTSPVLLPGCPSKAVDPDLPPVKQEPLDPEEDKEEESKDDSASDSAPEEEAGGAGTPVITEIFSLGGTRLRDTAVWLPSLQGRQSGREDGCKVWETEDALARRSTSTSTSTSWNRRRWPRTHVSLSPPPTSIMWVSYRRSWCPSSQT
- the MBD1 gene encoding methyl-CpG-binding domain protein 1 isoform X37, whose amino-acid sequence is MFGEPESTGATAQASCRERSPRGGQRVSGSGSNERPRQRQLSLQRKRLRRRKKSRARRESQAGPSPWVRGPRAAEATGPVPSWPLLLPVAPMAEDWLDCPALGPGWKRREVFRKSGATCGRSDTYYQSPTGDRIRSKVELTRYLGPACDLTLFDFKQGILCYPAPKAQPLAVPSRKRKKPSRPAKTRKRQVGPQKGEVRKEAPGDETKANADTAPASLPAPGCCENCGISFSGDGTRRQRLKTLCKDCRAQRIAFNREQRMFKRVGCGECEACRVTEDCGACSTCLLQLPHDVASGLFCKCERRRCLRIVERSRGCGVCRGCQTREDCGRCRVCLRPPRPGLRRQWRCVQRRCLRGKRSRRRGGCDSKMAARRRPPRTQPLPPVPLSQPPESPELHPRALVPSPPAEFIYYCVDEDELQPYTNRRQNRKCGACAACLRRMDCGRCDFCCDKPKFGGSNQKRQKCRWRQCLQFAMKRLLPSVWAGSEDGAGPPPPYSRRKRPGSTRRPRLGQILKTSLTTPTTRPGHAQTPMKQETGSGFVLPPPGTDLVFLREGASSPVQVPGPAAASTEALLQEAQCPGLSWVVALPQVKQEKVDAQEDWTPGTAILTSPVLLPGCPSKAVDPDLPPVKQEPLDPEEDKEEESKDDSASDSAPEEEAGGAGTPVITEIFSLGGTRLRDTAVWLPRSKDLKKPGARKQ
- the MBD1 gene encoding methyl-CpG-binding domain protein 1 isoform X21 is translated as MFGEPESTGATAQASCRERSPRGGQRVSGSGSNERPRQRQLSLQRKRLRRRKKSRARRESQAGPSPWVRGPRAAEATGPVPSWPLLLPVAPMAEDWLDCPALGPGWKRREVFRKSGATCGRSDTYYQSPTGDRIRSKVELTRYLGPACDLTLFDFKQGILCYPAPKAQPLAVPSRKRKKPSRPAKTRKRQVGPQKGEVRKEAPGDETKANADTAPASLPAPGCCENCGISFSGDGTRRQRLKTLCKDCRAQRIAFNREQRMFKRVGCGECEACRVTEDCGACSTCLLQLPHDVASGLFCKCERRRCLRIVERSRGCGVCRGCQTREDCGRCRVCLRPPRPGLRRQWRCVQRRCLRGKRSRRRGGCDSKMAARRRPPRTQPLPPVPLSQPPESPELHPRALVPSPPAEFIYYCVDEDELQPYTNRRQNRKCGACAACLRRMDCGRCDFCCDKPKFGGSNQKRQKCRWRQCLQFAMKRLLPSVWAGSEDGAGPPPPYSRRKRPGSTRRPRLGQILKTSLTTPTTRPGHAQTPMKQETGSGFVLPPPGTDLVFLREGASSPVQVPGPAAASTEALLQVKQEKVDAQEDWTPGTAILTSPVLLPGCPSKAVDPDLPPVKQEPLDPEEDKEEESKDDSASDSAPEEEAGGAGTPVITEIFSLGGTRLRDTAVWLPSLQGRQSGREDGCKVWETEDALARRSTSTSTSTSWNRRRWPRTHVSLSPPPTSIMWVSYRRSWCPSSQT
- the MBD1 gene encoding methyl-CpG-binding domain protein 1 isoform X28, which codes for MFGEPESTGATAQASCRERSPRGGQRVSGSGSNERPRQRQLSLQRKRLRRRKKSRARRESQAGPSPWVRGPRAAEATGPVPSWPLLLPVAPMAEDWLDCPALGPGWKRREVFRKSGATCGRSDTYYQSPTGDRIRSKVELTRYLGPACDLTLFDFKQGILCYPAPKAQPLAVPSRKRKKPSRPAKTRKRQVGPQKGEVRKEAPGDETKANADTAPASLPAPGCCENCGISFSGDGTRRQRLKTLCKDCRAQRIAFNREQRMFKRVGCGECEACRVTEDCGACSTCLLQLPHDVASGLFCKCERRRCLRIVERSRGCGVCRGCQTREDCGRCRVCLRPPRPGLRRQWRCVQRRCLRHLAHRLRRHHQRCQRRPPLAVAPPAGKRSRRRGGCDSKMAARRRPPRTQPLPPVPLSQPPESPELHPRALVPSPPAEFIYYCVDEDELPYTNRRQNRKCGACAACLRRMDCGRCDFCCDKPKFGGSNQKRQKCRWRQCLQFAMKRLLPSVWAGSEDGAGPPPPYSRRKRPGSTRRPRLGQILKTSLTTPTTRPGHAQTPMKQETGSGFVLPPPGTDLVFLREGASSPVQVPGPAAASTEALLQEAQCPGLSWVVALPQVKQEKVDAQEDWTPGTAILTSPVLLPGCPSKAVDPDLPPVKQEPLDPEEDKEEESKDDSASDSAPEEEAGGAGTPVITEIFSLGGTRLRDTAVWLPRSKDLKKPGARKQ
- the MBD1 gene encoding methyl-CpG-binding domain protein 1 isoform X4, with amino-acid sequence MFGEPESTGATAQASCRERSPRGGQRVSGSGSNERPRQRQLSLQRKRLRRRKKSRARRESQAGPSPWVRGPRAAEATGPVPSWPLLLPVAPMAEDWLDCPALGPGWKRREVFRKSGATCGRSDTYYQSPTGDRIRSKVELTRYLGPACDLTLFDFKQGILCYPAPKAQPLAVPSRKRKKPSRPAKTRKRQVGPQKGEVRKEAPGDETKANADTAPASLPAPGCCENCGISFSGDGTRRQRLKTLCKDCRAQRIAFNREQRMFKRVGCGECEACRVTEDCGACSTCLLQLPHDVASGLFCKCERRRCLRIVERSRGCGVCRGCQTREDCGRCRVCLRPPRPGLRRQWRCVQRRCLRHLAHRLRRHHQRCQRRPPLAVAPPAGKRSRRRGGCDSKMAARRRPPRTQPLPPVPLSQPPESPELHPRALVPSPPAEFIYYCVDEDELPYTNRRQNRKCGACAACLRRMDCGRCDFCCDKPKFGGSNQKRQKCRWRQCLQFAMKRLLPSVWAGSEDGAGPPPPYSRRKRPGSTRRPRLGQILKTSLTTPTTRPGHAQTPMKQETGSGFVLPPPGTDLVFLREGASSPVQVPGPAAASTEALLQEAQCPGLSWVVALPQVKQEKVDAQEDWTPGTAILTSPVLLPGCPSKAVDPDLPPVKQEPLDPEEDKEEESKDDSASDSAPEEEAGGAGTPVITEIFSLGGTRLRDTAVWLPSLQGRQSGREDGCKVWETEDALARRSTSTSTSTSWNRRRWPRTHVSLSPPPTSIMWVSYRRSWCPSSQT